The Eriocheir sinensis breed Jianghai 21 chromosome 54, ASM2467909v1, whole genome shotgun sequence genome includes a region encoding these proteins:
- the LOC126983462 gene encoding histone-lysine N-methyltransferase PRDM9-like yields MPSRADTFPPQQQQEGDDNGARHSFPPQQQQQEDEDKGVRQFFPPGAWDSLPPIEQLRYANLYRSHLARRSLGLCQKPLDFMKVLQEPRPSPPRGTKRRPRRDDDDDDDDDDWVPERDATTHVARRSVPPSKARRGPGPAQAPGTSAAPPVKRGRPRGACRWASEGHSISSRGPLSGGQEDVVAHWRTAILQRSDDPDDHAAKVVPRGLAMVKAAVRRDTNGCSGHSTRSPAASSTPSTKSLSQDESTVLDGYLAAMADGRLDPLCSYIDGVAECLTLSPGGKEPEPLRECDTAAASPAGCDAWLKEIVQAVQEVEQQQKCSEAEEAPAQGTGEGQQATGTEDEKEKEQAPASAQNTGGGEQAESRDKDAKKEELRGKEKMEAEGERMEGGKTNEEATQNGREMKEKVEDDEHTKVTKEYMGVDAAQGGRKGHGGQAEAPAGMESEDKENVDPCLVRARGSGSRRGPGLLLPHSPSGTAAAGQPLTGGTKERRQLRPRTRRRQYYEDDNISKDDDYLYCDECAMEWVGECALHPLTLILDWPVVRDGSEGQRARLTAPWPLWVAPSQVEGAGLGVWTAAELPPRLMFGPYEGRLLARVQEGTESGYGWRLRGQRDPLCCVDAVDPSISNWMRYVNCARTEAETNLGALQYKGHIYYKTLCSIKSGSELMVWYGDEYGAELGLTRVQASSEARPVSSISRRGRPRHPHRPILSATPPLGGATVNRHPPPTPVKAQPGLVGAQLRDTERAGAGAHGDPPGATLDETTAMSLQRTVVPTGNGKCGPGPQNGTPHKTTAEGQASGGEREGGGGAAEGEEKREKRETEMKEEDEDENIVKVKPHAYLECGEENSQRDHMNSQTVTHAREKPHECTDCGKRFGTRGELNTHRRIHTGENP; encoded by the exons ATGCCGAGCCGCGCCGACACTTTCccgccgcagcagcagcaagaaggTGACGATAATGGCGCGCGTCATTCCTTcccgccgcagcagcagcagcaggaggacgaggacaagggcgTGCGGCAGTTCTTCCCGCCCGGCGCATGGGACAGCCTGCCGCCCATCGAGCAGCTCCGCTACGCCAACCTCTACAGGAGCCACCTCGCCCGCCGCAGCCTCG GACTGTGCCAGAAGCCGCTCGACTTTATGAAAGTGCTGCAGgagccccgcccctccccgccccgagGCACCAAGAGGCGGCCACGCagggacgacgacgacgacgacgacgacgacgactggGTGCCAGAACGTGACGCGACGACTCATGTGGCCCGCag gtctgtACCCCCGTCTAAGGCTCGGCGTGGACCAGGTCCCGCTCAGGCCCCGGGCACCTCCGCGGCTCCGCCGGTGAAGCGAGGGCGGCCGCGTGGGGCCTGTCGGTGGGCGAGCGAGGGGCACAGCATCAGCAGCAGGGGACCACTGAGCGGCGGCCAAGAGGACGTAGTGGCTCACTGGAGGACAGCAATACTGCAGAGGAGCGACGATCCCGATGACCACGCCGCCAAG GTGGTGCCCCGCGGCCTGGCCATGGTGAAGGCTGCAGTCCGCCGGGACACCAACGGCTGCTCGGGGCACTCCACGCGCAGCCCAGCAGCATCGTCGACGCCCAGCACAAAGTCACTGTCGCAGGACGAGTCAACCGTGCTGGACGGTTACCTGGCGGCCATGGCAGACGGCAGGCTGGACCCGCTGTGTTCGTACATCGACGGAGTCGCCGAGTGCCTGACGCTGTCCCCAGGAGGGAAGGAGCCTGAGCCCCTGAGGGAGTGTGACACAGCGGCCGCCAGCCCCGCCGGCTGTGACGCCTGGCTGAAGGAGATCGTGCAGGCTGTGCAGGAGGTGGAGCAGCAGCAGAAGTGTAGTGAAGCGGAGGAGGCGCCAGCACAAGGGACGGGGGAAGGCCAGCAGGCGACAGGGacggaagacgagaaggagaaggagcaggcgCCAGCGTCAGCACAGAACACGGGGGGAGGGGAGCAGGCGGAGAGCAGGGATAAAGACGCGAAGAAAGAGGAGCTCCgggggaaagagaagatggaggcagagggggaaaggatggagggtgGAAAGACCAACGAAGAGGCAACGCAGAatgggagagagatgaaagaaaaggtggaggacgACGAGCACACGAAGGTGACCAAGGAATATATGGGTGTCGACGCGGCACAGGGCGGCAGGAAGGGCCATGGAGGACAGGCGGAGGCTCCTGCAGGAATGGAGAGTGAGGACAAGGAGAACGTGGACCCCTGCTTGGTGCGAGCGAGAGGATCGGGGAGCAGGCGGGGTCCTGGGCTGCTGCTGCCTCACTCTCCGTCGggcacagcagcagcaggacaGCCATTGACgggagggacgaaggagaggcGACAGCTGAGGCCCAGGACCCGCCGCCGCCAGTACTACGAAGACGACAACATCTCCAAGGATGACGATTACTTGT ACTGTGACGAGTGTGCCATGGAGTGGGTTGGGGAGTGTGCACTGCACCCACTCACTCTGATTCTGGATTGGCCT GTGGTTCGTGACGGCAGCGAGGGCCAGCGGGCGCGCCTCACGGCCCCGTGGCCCCTGTGGGTGGCACCGTCCCAGGTGGAGGGCGCCGGGCTGGGGGTGTGGACCGCCGCCGAGCTGCCGCCCCGCCTAATGTTCGGGCCGTACGAGGGTCGCCTCCTGGCCAGAGTACAGGAAGGCACTGAGTCTGGCTACGGatggcgg CTACGAGGACAGCGAGACCCGTTGTGCTGCGTGGACGCCGTCGACCCCAGCATCAGCAACTGGATGAGATACGTGAACTGTGCGCGGACTGAAGCGGAGACCAACTTAGGGGCTCTCCAGTACAAGGGTCACATCTACTACAAGACGCTGTGCTCCATTAAGAG CGGCAGCGAGCTGATGGTGTGGTACGGTGATGAGTACGGCGCAGAGCTGGGCCTGACGCGGGTGCAGGCGTCCTCCGAGGCCAGGCCCGTCAGCAGCATCTCTCGCAGGGGGCGTCCACGGCACCCCCACCGGCCCATCTTATCTGCCACGCCTCCCCTGGGGGGTGCCACGGTCAACCGGCATCCGCCCCCCACACCTGTCAAGGCTCAACCAG GACTGGTCGGGGCGCAGCTGCGGGACACCGAGAGGGCAGGTGCTGGGGCCCACGGTGACCCGCCTGGCGCCACACTGGACGAGACCACCGCCATGAGCCTCCAGAGAACAGTAGTCCCGACCGGCAACGGAAAATGTGGACCCGGGCCTCAAAACGGCACCCCCCACAAGACGACAGCAGAGGGTCAAGCAtcaggtggggagagggaggggggaggaggtgcagccgagggagaagagaagcgagagaagagagaaaccgagatgaaggaggaagatgaagatgagaataTTGTCAAAGTGAAGCCCCACGCATATCTGGAGTGTGGGGAGGAAAATAGTCAACGTGATCATATGAATAGCCAGACAGTAACACACGCCAGAGAAAAGCCCCATGAGTGTACGGACTGCGGGAAGAGGTTCGGTACAAGAGGCGAGCTGAATACTCATAGACGCATACACACAGGAGAGAACCCA
- the LOC126983621 gene encoding venom phosphodiesterase-like isoform X2 has translation MRQKVFLLVAVVVVCGKGWGVSALPATPLPHPPPVFPAHLNPESCPPTYEEHPLVLVSLDGFRVEYLRRGLTPTLKALRGRGVSAPYMKPSFPSITFPNHYTIVTGLYPGAHGIVANKFYDPSFDKEFRVGREESFKKRWWGGEPIWRTLARQGKKAASFFWPGSEVTDRNPSYWYFYNESIPFTHRVQKVLAWLDLPPETRPSFITLYLHEPDRTGHDFGPNSPQMNAKLVQIDGVMGQLVEGLKSRNLLQCVNLLVVADHGMVDAGDEKLINLATYLPGLPERARFWDGAFVRFTPHNETTEAKESMMRALACKRKELRVYERELLPVRWHMGGQKRVEEVVVEVDPGYSVGGDATFDPDEGEHGYDGFFPSMNALFLGYGPDLAAGKEVEAFQNIELYNLMCDLLGVSPAPNNGTWGALHHLMASPPPPPPQEERVIPQISRLPQGSELDTSTLSASQCEGDERGTEGGWVQMLRDAEGRKEEVLKVHLPWGAPERKAGDAVLLVNPDSVIAYSPRVKLPLWTSFSVPRRRGAPRGEKRKEEEEERWRSDPRLRGGEAPSCPAYGSLKGMNVSREPLFPDEFSCKGPACESLPYLISNAVPLTRQAARRWRELLTLVARWRVPYGPLNVVAGPVMDYDGDTVADEEMGRGEHLVAVPTHLFLVVTRCVAPVSGLHLCPHHKLDSLAFVFPQLIPVTNCLDSARFAQEYSAKVKDVEAITGLRLFPEVPYYDQAKLRIRMHSNIWGHESWANRLLDNFLHP, from the exons GTGTTAGTGTCCCTGGATGGGTTCCGTGTGGAGTATCTTCGCCGCGGCCTGACCCCAACGCTGAAGGCACTGCGCGGGAGAGGGGTCAGCGCGCCCTACATGAAGCCGTCTTTCCCCTCCATTACCTTCCCCAACCACTACACTATCGTCACG GGGCTTTATCCAGGCGCCCACGGTATCGTCGCCAACAAGTTCTACGACCCGAGCTTCGACAAGGAGTTTCGCGTCGGACGAGAGGAAAGCTTCAAGAAGAGATGGTGGGGAGGGGAGCCCATCTGGAGGACACTGGCGAGACAG GGCAAGAAGGCTGCCTCGTTCTTCTGGCCCGGCTCGGAGGTGACGGATCGGAACCCAAGCTACTGGTACTTCTATAATGAGTCTATCCCCTTCACTCATCGCGTCCAGAAG GTCCTTGCGTGGCTGGACCTTCCCCCCGAGACCAGACCGTCCTTCATCACGCTGTATCTTCACGAACCTGACCGAACGGGGCATGACTTTGGTCCGAACTCTCCCCAG ATGAACGCGAAACTAGTGCAGATAGACGGCGTGATGGGGCAGTTAGTGGAGGGGCTGAAGAGTCGTAACCTGCTCCAATGCGTCAATCTCCTGGTGGTGGCTGATCACGGGATGGTGGACGCAGGGGATGAGAAACTGATTAACCTGGCCACTTACCTTCCCGGCCTACCTGAGCGGGCGAGGTTCTGGGATGGGGCTTTTGTGAGGTTTACTCCACATAATGAGAcgacag AAGCCAAGGAATCAATGATGCGAGCCTTAGCCTGCAAGAGGAAGGAACTgcgtgtgtacgagagagagctACTGCccgtaag ATGGCATATGGGTGGACAGAAGCGTGTGGAGgaagttgtggtggaggtggacccGGGCTATTCTGTGGGTGGAGACGCGACCTTTGACCCTGACGAAGGGGAACACGGCTACGACGGCTTCTTTCCCTCCATGAAT gCTCTCTTCCTTGGCTACGGACCAGACCTCGCCGCGGGGAAGGAGGTTGAGGCCTTCCAGAACATCGAACTCTACAACCTAATGTGTGACCTCCTCGGCGTGTCACCTGCCCCCAATAATGGTACCTGGGGGGCCCTGCATCACCTCATGGCtagccccccgccgcccccgccccaagaggaaagg gtCATTCCACAAATATCCAGACTACCTCAAGGGTCAGAATTAGACACCTCCACGTTATCAGCCTCCCAGTGTGAAGGGGACGAGAGGGGCACAGAGGGAGGCTGGGTACAGATGCTGagggatgctgagggaaggaaagaggaggtactGAAAGTGCATCTGCCGTGGGGCGCGCCGGAGAGGAAGGCTGGCGATGCTGTACTGCTTGTGAACCCTGACTCTGTGATTG CATACTCACCCAGGGTCAAGCTTCCCCTGTGGACAAGCTTCAGCGTGCCCAGGAGGAGAGGAGCgccgaggggagagaagaggaaggaggaggaggaggagagatggaggagtgaCCCGAGGCTTAGGGGTGGAGAGGCCCCCAGTTGCCCCGCCTACGGTAGTCTGAAGGGGATGAATGTGAGCAGGGAACCGCTTTTTCCTGATG AGTTCAGCTGCAAGGGGCCGGCGTGCGAGTCCCTCCCGTACCTCATCTCCAACGCCGTGCCGCTCACAAGGCAGGCGGCGAGGCGCTGGAGGGAGCTGCTGACGCTGGTGGCTCGCTGGAGGGTCCCGTACGGTCCCCTGAATGTGGTGGCCGGGCCCGTGATGGACTATGATGGTGACACTGTGGCGGATGAGGAAATGGG CCGTGGGGAGCACCTGGTGGCCGTCCCGACACACCTGTTCCTGGTGGTGACGCGGTGTGTTGCCCCGGTGAGCGGCCTGCACCTCTGCCCACACCACAAGCTGGACTCCCTCGCCTTCGTCTTTCCTCAGCTCATCCCTGTCACGAACTGcctg gaCAGCGCCAGGTTCGCCCAGGAGTACAGCGCCAAGGTGAAGGACGTTGAGGCCATCACCGGGCTCAGACTGTTCCCGGAGGTGCCTTACTACGACCAGGCCAAGTTGAGGATCAGGATGCACTCGAACATTTGGGGCCACGAGAGCTGGGCGAACAGACTGCTTGACAACTTCCTGCATCCctga
- the LOC126983619 gene encoding thioredoxin-dependent peroxide reductase, mitochondrial-like — translation MAGMLRNFAITASRIIPRVSAQRGLVTSVRCLAPAVTQPAPTFKGQAVVNGDFKEISLEDFRGKYLVLFFYPLDFTFVCPTELIAFSDNIAAFQQLNCEVVGVSTDSHFSHLAWNNMPRKQGGLGGLKYPLLADFNKTISRDYGVLLEGDGVALRGLFLIDPEGVVRHLSVNDLPVGRSVEETLRLLKAFQFVAEHGEGQFLKGGYLFVYSLFCCLIPVKKSTRL, via the exons ATGGCCGGGATGTTGAGAAATTTCGCTATTACG GCCTCGCGCATCATCCCCCGCGTCAGTGCGCAGAGAGGGTTGGTCACTTCAGTGCGATGCCTGGCTCCAGCAGTGACCCAGCCCGCCCCGACCTTCAAGGGCCAGGCGGTGGTCAACGGGGACTTCAAGGAAATTTCCCTCGAAGACTTCCGGGGAAAGTACCTGGTGCTGTTCTTCTACCCCTTAGACTT CACGTTTGTCTGCCCCACGGAGCTCATCGCATTCAGTGACAACATTGCGGCCTTCCAGCAGCTGAACTGTGAGGTGGTGGGTGTGTCCACGGACTCACACTTCTCCCACCTGGCCTGGAATAACATGCCCAGGAAG CAAGGTGGTCTGGGTGGGTTGAAATACCCCCTCTTGGCCGACTTCAACAAGACCATCTCGAGGGACTATGGGGTGCTGCTGGAGGGTGACGGTGTGGCTCTGCGCGGCCTCTTCCTCATCGACCCTGAAGGTGTCGTGCGCCACCTGAGCGTCAACGACCTGCCGGTGGGACGCTCGGTCGAGGAGACACTCAGACTGCTCAAGGCATTCCAGTTTGTGGCAGAGCATGGTGAAGGTCAGTTTCTAAAGGGgggatatttatttgtttattcacttttttgctgtttgaTTCCTGTGAAAAAGTCAACAAGGCTGTGA
- the LOC126983618 gene encoding zinc finger protein 658B-like, with protein METHRRIHTGEKPYECPDCGSRFSHRGDMLKHRRIHTGEKPYECPDCGSRFSQRGSMGRHRRIHTGEKPYECPDCGSRFSDRGSMGRHRRTHTGEKPYECPDCGSRFSQRGDMNKHRRIHTGEKPYECPDCGSRFSHKGSMETHRRIHTGEKPYECPDCGSRFSHKGSMETHRRIHTGEKPYECPDCGSRFSRRGSMETHRRIHTGEKPYECPDCGSRFSHKGSMETHRRIHTGEKPYECPDCGSRFSQRGSMETHRRIHTGEKPYECPDCGSRFSDRGSMETHRRIHTGEKPYECPDCGSRFSQRGHVETHRRIHTGEKPYECPDCGSRFSHKCSMETHRRIHTGEKPYECPDCGSRFSHKGNMETHRRIHTGEKPYECPDCGSRFSRRGHMETHRRIHTGEKPYECPDCGSIFSRRDSMETHRRIHTGEKPYECPDCGSRFSHKGSMETHRRIHTGEKPYECPDCGSRFSDRGSMGRHRRTHTGEKPYECPECGMRFNQSSNMHTHRKTHTRATQH; from the coding sequence ATGGAAACACACAGACGAATACACACAGGAGAGAAGCCATATGAGTGTCCGGATTGTGGGAGCAGATTCAGTCATAGAGGCGACATGCTTAAACACAGACGAATACACACTGGAGAGAAGCCATATGAGTGTCCGGATTGTGGGAGCAGATTCAGTCAAAGAGGCAGCATGGGAAGACACAGACGAATACACACTGGAGAGAAGCCATATGAGTGTCCGGATTGTGGGAGCAGATTCAGTGATAGAGGCAGCATGGGaagacacagacgcacacacactggAGAGAAGCCATATGAGTGTCCGGATTGTGGGAGCAGATTCAGTCAAAGAGGCGACATGAACAAACACAGACGAATACACACTGGAGAGAAGCCATATGAGTGTCCGGATTGTGGGAGCAGATTCAGTCATAAAGGCAGCATGGAAACACACAGACGCATACACACTGGAGAGAAGCCATATGAGTGTCCAGATTGTGGGAGCAGATTCAGTCATAAAGGCAGCATGGAAACACACAGACGAATACACACTGGAGAGAAGCCATATGAGTGTCCGGATTGTGGGAGCAGATTCAGTCGAAGAGGCAGCATGGAAACACACAGACGAATACACACTGGAGAGAAGCCATATGAGTGTCCGGATTGTGGGAGCAGATTCAGTCATAAAGGCAGCATGGAAACACACAGACGAATACACACTGGAGAGAAGCCATATGAGTGTCCGGATTGTGGGAGCAGATTCAGTCAAAGAGGCAGCATGGAAACACACAGACGAATACACACTGGAGAGAAGCCATATGAGTGTCCGGATTGTGGGAGCAGATTCAGTGATAGAGGCAGCATGGAAACACACAGACGAATACACACTGGAGAGAAGCCATATGAGTGTCCGGATTGTGGGAGCAGATTCAGTCAAAGAGGCCACGTGGAAACACACAGACGAATACACACAGGAGAGAAGCCATATGAGTGTCCGGATTGTGGGAGCAGATTCAGTCataaatgcagcatggaaacacACAGACGCATACACACTGGAGAGAAGCCATATGAGTGTCCGGATTGTGGTAGCAGATTCAGTCATAAAGGCAACATGGAAACACACAGACGAATACACACTGGAGAGAAGCCATATGAGTGTCCGGATTGTGGGAGCAGATTCAGTCGAAGAGGCCACATGGAAACACACAGACGAATACACACTGGAGAGAAGCCATATGAGTGTCCGGATTGTGGGAGCATATTCAGTCGAAGAGACAGCATGGAAACACACAGACGAATACACACTGGAGAGAAGCCATATGAGTGTCCGGATTGTGGGAGCAGATTCAGTCATAAAGGCAGCATGGAAACACACAGACGAATACACACTGGAGAGAAGCCATATGAGTGTCCAGATTGTGGGAGCAGATTCAGTGATAGAGGCAGCATGGGaagacacagacgcacacacactggAGAGAAGCCATATGAGTGTCCAGAGTGTGGTATGAGATTCAATCAAAGTAGCAACATGCATACacatagaaaaacacacacaagagcCACACAAcactaa
- the LOC126983621 gene encoding venom phosphodiesterase-like isoform X3 — MKPSFPSITFPNHYTIVTGLYPGAHGIVANKFYDPSFDKEFRVGREESFKKRWWGGEPIWRTLARQGKKAASFFWPGSEVTDRNPSYWYFYNESIPFTHRVQKVLAWLDLPPETRPSFITLYLHEPDRTGHDFGPNSPQMNAKLVQIDGVMGQLVEGLKSRNLLQCVNLLVVADHGMVDAGDEKLINLATYLPGLPERARFWDGAFVRFTPHNETTEAKESMMRALACKRKELRVYERELLPVRWHMGGQKRVEEVVVEVDPGYSVGGDATFDPDEGEHGYDGFFPSMNALFLGYGPDLAAGKEVEAFQNIELYNLMCDLLGVSPAPNNGTWGALHHLMASPPPPPPQEERVIPQISRLPQGSELDTSTLSASQCEGDERGTEGGWVQMLRDAEGRKEEVLKVHLPWGAPERKAGDAVLLVNPDSVIAYSPRVKLPLWTSFSVPRRRGAPRGEKRKEEEEERWRSDPRLRGGEAPSCPAYGSLKGMNVSREPLFPDEFSCKGPACESLPYLISNAVPLTRQAARRWRELLTLVARWRVPYGPLNVVAGPVMDYDGDTVADEEMGRGEHLVAVPTHLFLVVTRCVAPVSGLHLCPHHKLDSLAFVFPQLIPVTNCLDSARFAQEYSAKVKDVEAITGLRLFPEVPYYDQAKLRIRMHSNIWGHESWANRLLDNFLHP; from the exons ATGAAGCCGTCTTTCCCCTCCATTACCTTCCCCAACCACTACACTATCGTCACG GGGCTTTATCCAGGCGCCCACGGTATCGTCGCCAACAAGTTCTACGACCCGAGCTTCGACAAGGAGTTTCGCGTCGGACGAGAGGAAAGCTTCAAGAAGAGATGGTGGGGAGGGGAGCCCATCTGGAGGACACTGGCGAGACAG GGCAAGAAGGCTGCCTCGTTCTTCTGGCCCGGCTCGGAGGTGACGGATCGGAACCCAAGCTACTGGTACTTCTATAATGAGTCTATCCCCTTCACTCATCGCGTCCAGAAG GTCCTTGCGTGGCTGGACCTTCCCCCCGAGACCAGACCGTCCTTCATCACGCTGTATCTTCACGAACCTGACCGAACGGGGCATGACTTTGGTCCGAACTCTCCCCAG ATGAACGCGAAACTAGTGCAGATAGACGGCGTGATGGGGCAGTTAGTGGAGGGGCTGAAGAGTCGTAACCTGCTCCAATGCGTCAATCTCCTGGTGGTGGCTGATCACGGGATGGTGGACGCAGGGGATGAGAAACTGATTAACCTGGCCACTTACCTTCCCGGCCTACCTGAGCGGGCGAGGTTCTGGGATGGGGCTTTTGTGAGGTTTACTCCACATAATGAGAcgacag AAGCCAAGGAATCAATGATGCGAGCCTTAGCCTGCAAGAGGAAGGAACTgcgtgtgtacgagagagagctACTGCccgtaag ATGGCATATGGGTGGACAGAAGCGTGTGGAGgaagttgtggtggaggtggacccGGGCTATTCTGTGGGTGGAGACGCGACCTTTGACCCTGACGAAGGGGAACACGGCTACGACGGCTTCTTTCCCTCCATGAAT gCTCTCTTCCTTGGCTACGGACCAGACCTCGCCGCGGGGAAGGAGGTTGAGGCCTTCCAGAACATCGAACTCTACAACCTAATGTGTGACCTCCTCGGCGTGTCACCTGCCCCCAATAATGGTACCTGGGGGGCCCTGCATCACCTCATGGCtagccccccgccgcccccgccccaagaggaaagg gtCATTCCACAAATATCCAGACTACCTCAAGGGTCAGAATTAGACACCTCCACGTTATCAGCCTCCCAGTGTGAAGGGGACGAGAGGGGCACAGAGGGAGGCTGGGTACAGATGCTGagggatgctgagggaaggaaagaggaggtactGAAAGTGCATCTGCCGTGGGGCGCGCCGGAGAGGAAGGCTGGCGATGCTGTACTGCTTGTGAACCCTGACTCTGTGATTG CATACTCACCCAGGGTCAAGCTTCCCCTGTGGACAAGCTTCAGCGTGCCCAGGAGGAGAGGAGCgccgaggggagagaagaggaaggaggaggaggaggagagatggaggagtgaCCCGAGGCTTAGGGGTGGAGAGGCCCCCAGTTGCCCCGCCTACGGTAGTCTGAAGGGGATGAATGTGAGCAGGGAACCGCTTTTTCCTGATG AGTTCAGCTGCAAGGGGCCGGCGTGCGAGTCCCTCCCGTACCTCATCTCCAACGCCGTGCCGCTCACAAGGCAGGCGGCGAGGCGCTGGAGGGAGCTGCTGACGCTGGTGGCTCGCTGGAGGGTCCCGTACGGTCCCCTGAATGTGGTGGCCGGGCCCGTGATGGACTATGATGGTGACACTGTGGCGGATGAGGAAATGGG CCGTGGGGAGCACCTGGTGGCCGTCCCGACACACCTGTTCCTGGTGGTGACGCGGTGTGTTGCCCCGGTGAGCGGCCTGCACCTCTGCCCACACCACAAGCTGGACTCCCTCGCCTTCGTCTTTCCTCAGCTCATCCCTGTCACGAACTGcctg gaCAGCGCCAGGTTCGCCCAGGAGTACAGCGCCAAGGTGAAGGACGTTGAGGCCATCACCGGGCTCAGACTGTTCCCGGAGGTGCCTTACTACGACCAGGCCAAGTTGAGGATCAGGATGCACTCGAACATTTGGGGCCACGAGAGCTGGGCGAACAGACTGCTTGACAACTTCCTGCATCCctga